aagataataaataaaacaatttagtttgaaattataaacagaaaataaaataaatagaacaaataagacaaaaataacaaataatattgatGGAGCAAAAAGGACAACGTGATAAGGATATTAATAGCAATAATACAATGAGCAGTTGTAATAAGCCATGAAtgtaaaaataaaggcaaaagaATAGTACAAAACAAtggtgaaataaaaataaagaaaaaacaaaaatggaaactaaaagaatttgaattaacataaaaaaatgaagTCTAAGGCGTAAAATataggtaaattaataaatataaaaataaaataaaatataaggggTTGAATTTAAAAAGAGCAAGTAAATAAAacactaaagaaaataaaaacaaaactagaatattaaaaataataaaaaaataaaaaaataaacaagattAAATGGTCAAGGAaccgaaaataaaaaagaaatgaacTTTAAGGGATAAATTAAAAAGTTAGAATTTGAGCTAAAATGAGATACATGTAAGGGAAGAGGGACTCATattgtaaataatgaaaagaaggCCATCAAGGATCGAAATGAATCACGCTGAAACAACAAGGGACTAGCTGGAAAATATTCCTAGTCTTTTATGCGCAGTGTTTCGAAGGACCCAGATGTAACCCAAACAAAATCTAagagccaaattaaaaaaaaacaaaagaaaacagaaaatggGGCCTGGTCGAATAGAGTTGCAAAGGAGAAGGACTAATCTAGCAAATCTCCCATTTAGGGATAATGCACACCCCACTCCACCAAACACGCCGTTTCATAATCatcatttaaacaaaaaaaaacttttctttttttattccgTTACCAACTTTCCCTTTTTTATTCCATTACCaacttttcccttttttattttttattctattattcCATTACCAGCCTTCCCCCAACTTTAAACAAAAAGAACAGAGAGCTTCCCTGCTCTCTCCCTCTTtcccttctcttttattttctgcTAGGGTTTCAAAGAAACCCATCATTGCCGCCCTTCAACTGCCGCGCCACCACCGCACTCGGTGGCCGGCGATACACCAAAATGGGCTCCTTTAGCTCTCCCCTTTTTTACTTGTTGGAGGCTAGTTCCAAAAACGAAAAGACAAGGGTTCAACCCTCTTTTTAGACTCAACCACGCCGAACGGAGGGGAAGGCTCCGATAACGCAGCGGCGGGGCCGGATCTGGTGAGAATCCTTcctctttccttttatttttttcttttttgtatcttTGTTTAAtagatttgtataaaaaataaaagaaatattaaagaaGCAAGAAAACGAAAAACGAAAATAAAGAGAACAAAATCGGAGATCAACCTTCTGTGTGTTTTTTGTTTCATTCCTTGAAAAATATGCGAGTGATACAATTTTTGGATCCCCCCTTTTACTATGAAAAATTGAAGGCTTTATAGCCAAAAACCATACATTTTCTAGCTATTTCTTTGCTCCAATTGCAGGTGTTGAAGTTGTGGAGAACGAGGGACGTGAAACATGGGCGAAAACATGGAGCGGGGTATACGGGGATCCTGTCTGGAGTGCTGACGTGGGGGTTGAGTTTGTAGTCTGCTGAAAATTTTTGAGATAGTGGGCTAGTAGGGttagtttaggttgtgggctgaTGGGGTTTTAATTTGGGCCATGTATTATTAATTAaactgttttattattattattattattatttttatttgggctCAGGCTAAGGTTGAAATTAGGTTTGGTTTTATTGGGCCCCAGACAAAATTTGGGCCTTACAACATATTTACGTTCTAAATATGTTATTTCTACACACATACGTCtatgataaaatttttagtatatattaagagttatattaaattaatatcacTCATGAACTGAATCtcaatataattgtaaaattatcaaaaaaaaattaaaagcaacaAATAATTATTGTGAGgatattcttatatttttatattttaatgaatttgggAAAAAATACAATCataatataaatgttataatatttaaacccaaaatattaaaatttttaccatttcaaccaaaatcataTTTAACTTTCAAACCACTTTTAACAAATTGGACACAATTTTTTTCGTGAGTGTACCTAAATAGCACATACAAAGTGCTCCTAACCATTTATCTCacatttgaattgtgttataaTACGGAAAAATATAGGGTTAAATACAAAATTCATGCAAAAATTTATCCATTTCtcttaaattgatattttaaaaaaaaaattatcttatattgatatttgaatttttttttcattaattaatttaatatttttattaaatcattaAGTATGAGATATATGGTAAAATAAGATTGTGACACATGAAATgattgatgatgtcatagtccATTTTCTATTTGACTTTCCCATTTTTTCCCATTTCCCTCCTCTTttattctttcccatttccatttattttttcttttctttttattctcctcTTCTCTTTCCCAATCCTAGCAGCAGCTAACATGCACCACAGCAGCACGACGACATTGTCACCGACATTTGTTCTTCGGTCCAAATAATGACACTAGTCAACTTTTAAATCATCATGGAACTTGACCGTTAAGTTGAGGATTCTTAATCTGAATAGCAGCGCCATATAAACGAGGAACAGGAGCAGGCACCATCTTGGGTTTTTTCCACCATCGAAACAacaaaaagagtttttttttcacCTTGGGTTTTTGGTTTGCCGACGAATTAAGAGGGTCATTGAACTGGAATGGAATTGTAGCTGGAAAATCAAATGAATGAAGGGACCAATTATTCAAAATCAAAAGAGATAAAAGCTTGAAACGAGAAGATGAAGCCCAGAAAATATCGGCAATAAGACAAGTCAATAAAAGACCGATAACAATGCATATCAATAGAAATCTTGTCATTCCTGGTGTATGTTGTTGCTTCCCTGTTAGTCTCACCATTGCATCTTTTGTTTTTGCTACTTTGGGTAGATAAAGTCACTGCAAATTGGGGAATCCAATCCCTTTATTACATCGAAGTTAAATTAGGATTgacaaaaatatatatgagttcaATTTTTCTTGAAATCAATTTGATGTTTTAGGATTGATGGGTTTTGTttgttatgttaatttttttatgggtTCTGTTTGTAATgctaaattttttaatgaattgaTGAGTGTTTTAATGGGTTTGTGAAATTAATGTTCTGGGTTTTGTCGAAGAAGATATTTTCGATTGTTTTCTTCCTTTAATATATGTGTTATGAACATATAACACAAAGAGATAGAAAATGAAGCAAccaatgaaaggaaaaaaaaaaggaaaagaaaaaatgaaacagATAGAAGAGAGGTAGAAGACGAAGCTGTCAGGTAGAGATGGTGAAAGGAAAaagcgaaaaataaaaaaaagaaaggaaaaaaaaagttgcaATAGTCAAAGAGGTAGAAGAAGGAAATTtcgaaggaaaaaaaaattagtgaaaggatttttaaaaatataaatgaaatggaaaataaTTGAAGGGGAATAATTTTTCAAGCCAAATAAAATGACACATGATAATGTACAAGTGGTCAACGCGGCgacatcaataaaaatttaacgACCTTAGGTTTTTAAGTATTAATATAGTGGatcaaaaaaaatttagacattaatttaagacaaaaaaatcataaatattaatataaaaaaaataagtttaaatatcaattttatatttaacccaaaaatatattaaaaatatatttttatcaatttttgatGTTTATGGCCTCTATAAATTGGCATGCAAAACTAGACCAACACATACTAACACTATCTTCGAAAAATGAAAGGCACAACAACAGCTTCACTTTTCCTTCTTTTCATCTTCTCAATCATACCACCGTCCTTTTTGTTCGAGGTGGCCAACGCTACAAACTATCCTGTGCTCGACATCGATGGTGACTGGCTCCGCACAGGAGTTGAATACTACATTGTGTCAGCGATATTTGGTGCTGGTGGTGGGGGGCTTGCCCTAGGCAGGTCTACCAAACAACCATGCCCTGAAATCGTCGTTCAAAGACGATCCGATTTCGACAAAGGTACACCGGTGATATTTTCTAATGCAGACACCAACGATACTGTAGTCCGCCTATCCACCAATGTAAACATAGAGTTCGTTCCCATCAGGACCAAACTCTGCCGAACAACAACAGTGTGGAAGATTGACAATTATGATGATTCAGCGGGAAAATGGTGGGTGACAACCGATGGGTTTAGAGGGAACCCTGGTCCCAACACTTTGACCAGTTGGTTTAAAATAGAGAATGTTGGCATTTTGGGTTATAAGTTTAAGTATTGTCCTTCAGTATGTGAATCATGCACAACATTATGCAGCGAAATTGAGAGAGATGTAGATAGTGATGGACAAATCCGTTTGGCTCTCTCCGATGGCAGTGGATGgccatttatttttatgaaagtaAACTCAGCTAGAGCTAGGAGCATTCAACAAGTtgttaatacttgattgaaagcaaTTATCATGCATGATCTAATTACTATAATATTAGTTTTAAGCAAATAAAAGTTAATCCCCTGGTGCTTAATTCTGGGACAGGCATATGCATACAGGGTTTGCCTCTTAGAGCCTTGCTTTGTACTCTTTTCAACTTAATGAATTAACCATTTGGTTATTTACtctactttttcctttttctttttggctgCCGAATGAACGGATGTCTTTCCatgttgatttgtttatttttaatatttgtttgtGTTGGTTTATTTTGAACTATGTGTTTATACTCACAAATATGTTCATGAAATTataattgattatgttcacaaaTAATGTTCATTAACGACaagtaaacaaataataaataaacatatatattatttttacatataaaatagtcaaatataaatattaataattatattataaataaaaaataagtatacaaatcataataattttattaatatatactaatgaaataataaacaaattttaaataacttaTTAAAGGAGCTTTAAGCAAACATAAACGAATTTATTTATGAATATAAATGAATTgaacaaattttatttatgttcaatttattcaataaataagtctcaaaatattattcttatttaattatttaacttaataaacaaacataaacaaataaaaattcaactaTTCATCAAATGTTGTATTCtcttataaaagaataaaaaaattaaattgaaaagtcaCAGATGATATTTCATCATGATGGAACTTGAACTAAAATCTCATTAgataatcaaatttttataaatttatttgaatttaatttgattatttatcTAGAAAGTAATATTCATCGATTATtggaattttcttattattataattttttaaatataattatatttagatATCCATGCATTTAATTTAAGAGAattacatatgaaatcataagtGATTCAAAATTTAAATGAGTGATAGAATTTGTGCAAGCACACTTCTActactgataataataataataatagaaaaacaatatcCTGCCATTAACTCGTATAGTAGGTTGAATAGGTGAGAGTCAGAAGACAGACAATAATTGCATGGATACTGTGAAACTAGTCGGCAATAGAAAGTTGATGaacttttaaatgaaaattaataataattattatttgtcgTCATATCCTTTATTATATCGGCAAGAAGATAGAAAGCCTGAAGGTTCACTAAGAtctaaaaagaaattatatagcAACTCTTTATTTTTGATGTTGGAAGATTCAATTTGAGAGGTATGATTTTGCTCataaaattgaatttatttttgtaagGCTGTGATTAAACAAAATGAGATACCGCAACCCAAACAAACAAAAGTTCAAccttttgaaatgaaaacaaaatccGTACATGAAAATGAGAGGAATATTATACTAAAAAAAACTCCGTACATGTAACCAAAactattaaaaatgataaaaaaatcaatcaacattaaatcatcatatgtattatgttatAGTCTAAACAAGTAGTTGATAATAcgaaactaataaaaataacaaaaaaatacacattatatgaaattttatctaattattttagttcatatttgTTGAGTTACtctctctttaatatttaacatatgctccTTATTATCATTTATTAGTTTTTGACCAAATTCATCATCATCTGTTTTTAAATATGCATCACTACAATAATTAAAATCTCCTTCTTCCAACTACTCTTCGAAGTATGGATTATCTCAATTCCACTTATAAttgaaagttataaaatatggaaCATGCTAGTAAACACATTTCGAAACcttgaatattttaaattaaagaattcaCAAGCTCTCTGTGGTATTTGTATTTGCCACTattctctcaaatggtatcatATCCCACGATATGGTACaagaaaatattttctatctaCAAAATTAGCATCGACTTTATAATATTGGGTTTACAATCCAAATAATATGTagctttaattattaaaacttatataaacttaatttggagaaatATTTATGCTAGGTTATATAACTATTTATAATAcgtaaataaagtaaaaataatataaaatttgaaatgtataacctttattaaaaatatttttatccaaaacttTCATAACTGGAACGATAGAAATGTGCAAATGTATAAGTGACAAGTAATGTTGAGTTATCGTAACCATAGGGACTGtacaagaaaatatttatctaATGCAAAATTAAACAATTTGGTCTTGGAAAATATATTAGTTTAAAGaggttttataaaattaaaaattaactaacttagctaagaaaaatagaaagtaaaaattTTCCAATGCACAATTTCTAAAAGatgagtttaatcaatatgacataaatatgttagatcatttttattctttaacttagaataatTAAAGTTGTGCTCATGTTGTTACGAGTAATTTCACGGCAACTCAGTAACTTGCTAACTAATGTACATACTTACCTACTAAAACCCAATAACATCTTGACCATATCTCTATGCCAacttaaatggttaattgaattttaataaacaagtaaaagattaagtgaagtaacaatatatctctatattgaaacaatttaatcacaataatcttgcaagttatgcaacgCTAATATATTGTTTAacaccgttgctaatttaaccttcaactaccttaaaagattaaacatgcatcaattaaatattgtgtccattaattataatttcaattcacttaaataataaatttaatagttaccttacaatttgtaacaccccttacccgagaccgtcaccggagtcgagcacgaggcgttacctgacttaacttactaattccgggtataaaatttgcttttaaaattaatttatttatattcattcaatatgtcccttaAAAGGGCCCTCtaaaccctaaaacatgcaattgaaacggttcgggaccaaaccaggaacattaaaaattttccgaatacttagacaaatcaaaacaatttatttcattattccttataaaactgcccacatgcgtcatattcactaaataaatcataactcgagtcaaaaacctcaaaatttaaattcatgaattttctatgaaactagagtcatatatcttcttactaatttttttccagaatttttggtctagccaattagtacagtttattagttaaagtttcccctgttgcactgttcgactactctgacctctcctcactacgaatcaattttctccttgtacagaattcaaataaccattccATTTGTCTCTATTGAACgtagattcactaaggaatctagaaatataaactataactcctaattatttttgaaaaatttttaatgaatttataaatccAGAACAGGAAAttcagaaattgagaaattgctctgaccctatctcactaaaattcaaatatctcttaatatacacttcttttgcatactctatttctttcatatgaaaatagactcaataatctttaattctatatctcattaatcacctaattctatttctactattcttggtgatttttcaagatcacgtcattgctgctgttcaatactattttaatgctaatttcactttttcatgatttctttgtattaactaccatttaggcatacataacaccgaaacatgttcttcattggccatttcaatagctaatcattatcaaatattacataccattctttagccatatcataaggacatacacacaaaatggctaagtccctatacatgccataaactagaacgtttgtaaacgaagatacccatttggtaacttgatagttgatagtgtgaagtgatctctgaCGTCCTCCAACCCaagcttgcttttaagtactctgaaacatggggaagtgaaagaagtaagcttataaagcttagtaagttcacatgtaaaataataagcattagcaattaatttagcttactactacgctgtcataatttgcttaaataatgtttagttcttactttcccatcttactcatcggtaaccttaccaaaggctcagaatacaacaggcaccttacttaatagcttgcttacatacctgcaacatctcacttaagacatgagtactctttcataatataggcatattgctaATCATGctataaagtgtcacaagcataactgaaaactcatcacttacttaatacttgataatctcaattacttacaatctcaatattaaataagccttaaatgcatacatgtattctttcttcatgttctcaccttgtcttttctttgacttactctttggattactcgggaaccttttcctttttgaacttaccattgccatgtcttgacatggtcttacgtggtatccttgccttatgaacttaccaatgccatgccttggcatggtcttacatgagacctttgccttatagtaactcaccaatgccatgtcttgacatggtcttacatgatttccttaccttatagaacttatcaatgccatgcctaggcatggtcttacatgatatccttatcttaccaaatgccatgttccaaacatggtcttacatggtatccttgtcttatgaactcaccaatgccatgccttggcatggtcttacatgggacctttgccttatagtaactcatcaatcccatgtcttgacatggtcttatgtggtatccttgccttatgaacttactaatgccatgccttggcatggtattacatgggacctttgccttatagtaactcatcaatgccatgtcttgacagggtcttacatgatttccttgccttatagaacttatcaatgccatgccttggcatggacttacatgatatccttatcttaccaaatgccatgttccaagcatggtcttacatggtatccttatcttaccaaatgccatgttccaaacatggtcttacatggtatccttatcttaccaaatgccatattccaaacatggtcttacatggtatccttggcttatgaactcaccaatgccatgccttggcatggtcttacatgggacctttgccttaccaatgccatgtcttgacatggtcttacatggtatccttaaccgtcaattcctccttaaatgccatgttatgaacatggactttttcttcaattcttccttaattgccatggtacaaccatggactttaagatatcaatgccttgttgagtcatag
This window of the Gossypium hirsutum isolate 1008001.06 chromosome A09, Gossypium_hirsutum_v2.1, whole genome shotgun sequence genome carries:
- the LOC107943897 gene encoding 21 kDa seed protein, coding for MKGTTTASLFLLFIFSIIPPSFLFEVANATNYPVLDIDGDWLRTGVEYYIVSAIFGAGGGGLALGRSTKQPCPEIVVQRRSDFDKGTPVIFSNADTNDTVVRLSTNVNIEFVPIRTKLCRTTTVWKIDNYDDSAGKWWVTTDGFRGNPGPNTLTSWFKIENVGILGYKFKYCPSVCESCTTLCSEIERDVDSDGQIRLALSDGSGWPFIFMKVNSARARSIQQVVNT